The Candidatus Eremiobacteraceae bacterium genome window below encodes:
- a CDS encoding DUF885 domain-containing protein: MSRRFIFAFTAAIALCAPLYALGDDAQSPPPSPPLETPVPAPGDAAIAVIADAYYKGEWKFSPGTATDTGVHQYDAQLGTFTPASIGAYDASLHATLDKLQRLDSSKLSLDGQTDQQMLEESIQQTLFWDEQRPTWREQPSYYSDIAADGVYGIMSRNFAPLAQRLTLVVAREKQIPAMLAQGEKNLEPARVAPIVATTQTLDAAGAIDFFSHDVPAAFAGVQDNALRAQFAAANAAAIKALNGYAAFLKADVVPHAGGTFAIGAADYAELERWQNVADIPLAHLLQIGQADLAKNKAAFLATAHSISPSKTPQQVLAQIRLDHPGNGQLIAAAQGDLNGLVSFIKLKDIIDLPPAPIAKARPTPQFQAQTSFASMNSPGPLETKATEAYYNVTLVDPNWTHAEAEQHLEFYNQPSLLVISAHETYPGHYTNYLFNKEHDLSLVRKVEWNNAFGEGWAHYDEQMMVDEGLGNGDPRYRLMQLSLALQRDCRYIVGIEEHTQGMTVAQATAFFEANAFMGKEPSYREAVRGTVDPLYGYYTLGKLMLLKLRADYQTKQGSAYHLNQFHDEVLSHGDPPIYFLRKFLLGAGDTGALL, translated from the coding sequence ATGTCTAGACGCTTCATCTTCGCATTTACGGCGGCGATCGCGTTGTGCGCGCCGCTTTACGCGCTCGGCGACGACGCACAGAGCCCGCCGCCGTCGCCGCCGCTCGAAACGCCGGTCCCGGCGCCCGGCGACGCCGCGATCGCGGTGATCGCCGACGCCTACTACAAGGGCGAATGGAAGTTCAGCCCCGGCACCGCGACCGACACCGGCGTGCATCAATACGACGCGCAGCTCGGGACCTTCACACCGGCCAGCATCGGCGCCTATGACGCGAGCCTGCACGCGACGCTTGACAAGCTGCAGCGCCTCGACTCCTCGAAACTGTCTCTGGACGGACAGACGGATCAACAGATGCTCGAGGAGTCGATCCAGCAGACGCTTTTCTGGGACGAACAGCGCCCGACGTGGCGCGAGCAGCCCAGCTACTACTCGGACATCGCGGCGGACGGCGTCTACGGCATCATGTCGCGCAACTTCGCGCCGCTCGCACAGCGGCTCACGCTCGTCGTCGCCCGCGAGAAGCAGATCCCTGCGATGTTGGCGCAGGGCGAGAAGAATCTCGAGCCGGCGCGCGTCGCCCCGATCGTGGCGACGACGCAGACGCTGGACGCCGCAGGCGCCATTGATTTCTTCTCGCATGACGTCCCCGCCGCGTTCGCCGGCGTCCAAGACAACGCACTGCGAGCGCAGTTCGCCGCGGCGAACGCCGCCGCCATCAAGGCGCTCAACGGCTACGCGGCGTTCTTGAAAGCGGACGTCGTGCCGCACGCCGGCGGCACGTTCGCCATCGGTGCCGCGGACTACGCCGAGCTCGAGCGCTGGCAGAACGTCGCCGACATCCCGCTGGCGCACCTGCTGCAGATCGGCCAGGCGGATCTGGCCAAGAACAAGGCGGCGTTTCTGGCGACCGCGCATTCGATCAGCCCGTCGAAGACGCCGCAGCAAGTGCTGGCGCAGATACGGCTCGATCATCCCGGCAACGGCCAATTGATCGCAGCCGCGCAAGGCGATCTCAACGGCCTCGTCTCGTTCATCAAGCTCAAGGACATCATCGACCTGCCGCCCGCGCCGATCGCCAAAGCGCGGCCGACACCGCAGTTCCAGGCTCAGACATCATTCGCGTCCATGAACTCGCCCGGTCCGCTCGAGACCAAGGCGACCGAGGCCTACTACAACGTGACGCTCGTCGATCCGAACTGGACGCACGCGGAAGCCGAGCAGCATCTGGAGTTCTACAACCAGCCCAGCCTGCTCGTGATCTCTGCGCACGAGACCTACCCGGGCCACTACACGAATTATCTCTTCAATAAAGAACATGACCTAAGCCTGGTGCGCAAGGTCGAATGGAACAACGCCTTCGGCGAAGGCTGGGCGCACTATGACGAGCAGATGATGGTGGACGAAGGGCTAGGCAATGGAGATCCCCGGTACCGTCTGATGCAGCTCTCGTTGGCCTTGCAGCGCGACTGCCGCTACATCGTCGGCATCGAAGAGCACACGCAGGGCATGACCGTCGCGCAGGCCACGGCGTTTTTCGAGGCCAACGCGTTCATGGGCAAAGAGCCATCATACCGCGAGGCCGTGCGCGGCACGGTCGATCCGCTCTACGGCTACTACACGCTGGGCAAGCTCATGCTGCTCAAACTGCGCGCGGATTACCAGACCAAGCAAGGGAGCGCGTATCACCTGAACCAGTTCCACGATGAGGTGCTCTCGCACGGCGATCCGCCGATCTACTTCCTGCGCAAGTTCTTGCTCGGCGCGGGGGACACCGGCGCTCTGCTGTAA